The genomic interval TTTCAAATTGCAGACGGCCACGATCTTGCGGccctgcatctcctccagcgggATGAGGCCATTCAGACCGGAGCACACGGTCCGCACGGTCTTGCCGGTCTCTTCGTCTAGGGATGTGTTATCGGCTCCCGGGGCGTCGCCGCAGTTAATGGTGGAGACGTACAAGGAGTCGGCGTTGGGGTGGTTGATAGCACGGAGAATGTGGCCGACGCGGAGATCGATCAtcgaaggagatggcggggCCAcaggtgctggtggaggctTGGgctgcttctctttcttttccttcttctccttcttgttggtCTTGGGTGGAGCCCCCGCAGCGTCTGCCGGCTGCTCGGGCTTGCCCTGGCCAACGACGAGTGGCTTGGTGCCTTGAGCGGCAGAGTCTGGGTTCTCAGCACTGGCCTTctcgcgcttcttgcgctccttctcttccttgggaTCGACGGGCTTCGGCACGAACTTGACGTCGTTAATGTCGATgttgattttctcttcatcgGGGATCTGCAGAGAGAACAGCTGCGAGTTCTGCACGAAATCGACATGTCGCACAATGTGATGGTATCCATGCTCGCCGGTGCGCTGCTCAGGCGACCATTTCTCTACCATGGGTGCCACGAGAGCATACACGGCAATGTCGGCGACCGAGGGCTTCGCGCCGAGCAAGGTGGTGCGGGTGGCCAGGTGGGTGTTGAGCTGGGCCAGGATGGTCTCGGCGACGGACTTATCATCCTTGGCCACGGCAGCATTCAGGCCCGAGACGGCGTGCAGCCACTGTTTGATGTCGGCCTGCTCGGTCTCGCCGAAGCTGTCCTTCGGGAAGATCTTGGGCGAGGCAAGCAGGTAGTCGGGCTCGGTGGCATCGGGGGAGATGGCGGCCGGGTACGAGCGGTAcaggagggagaggagagaggaCTGGGGGGCTGCGGCCgtcgccatggtgggtgcGTGGAGGGGGAAGCGGAagggtgaagaagaaaaaaatggAGGGGCGCGCGATAAAAGGACCCGCGGGGTAGCCCGTACGGAAGACCGCAGCAGCTGGGGGAGCGACAACTTGGCTGGGATCCCAGGTGATGGGATGGGACGGTAAGAAGGTaagggggggagggagttTTCAATTGATTGAGGCAGTCATAAACCAGGACGACTCTTCCTGTCCTCCTAACTAGGGCTTTTTTCTGCGATCTGCAGGATGACTCAGCGTGGCTGGGTTGCCCTAAAAAGGAACTATACCGGGAATACAGAGAGCAAAAAGCACGACTTCATTAGCTAAGGAATAAAATGATTAAGCGGATATCTATAGATGAATATGATGGGTCCCTTTCTAGCTATTGTTGATGGTGATCCATTCTGAGTCGTGTTTCAATCAAGATGCATTTCAAGCGATACCAATCCAcgcctcctcgtcctcactCCAGTTCCCATTGCGTACATTCTCCCATTCACCCCAAAATCAAATCCTCTTTAGGAGGGAAGCTTCACCTGAATAAGTGATCGAATAAGCACCCGACGTGCTGTGATCCCCGTTCTATCAGCTAAATCCGGGTTCGCCCCGGCTCGGAGCAGCATTTTCGTCATGAGCACATGGCCGTTCTTGGCGGCTTGCAGCAAAGCAGTCATCCCCGTTTCAGTCTGCTGGTTTAGGTTCACCAAGCCTGACTCTATGAGATACTTCACAGTGTCAAAGTCATAGCGTCGCACAGCCAGGAGCAAAGGAAGCTTGTCTCGCGCGCCGGCATTGGGGTCCACTTTCTCTGACCGGAGAAGCCGGCGAGCCACGCCAAAGTTCTTCGACTCAATAGCGCAATATAGTGCTGTCCTTCCGCTGGAGTCGCGGGCATTGGCTTCAATGAATGGGCTTTCCAACAACTTCTCCACGAAG from Penicillium psychrofluorescens genome assembly, chromosome: 5 carries:
- a CDS encoding uncharacterized protein (ID:PFLUO_007613-T1.cds;~source:funannotate); translated protein: MATAAAPQSSLLSLLYRSYPAAISPDATEPDYLLASPKIFPKDSFGETEQADIKQWLHAVSGLNAAVAKDDKSVAETILAQLNTHLATRTTLLGAKPSVADIAVYALVAPMVEKWSPEQRTGEHGYHHIVRHVDFVQNSQLFSLQIPDEEKINIDINDVKFVPKPVDPKEEKERKKREKASAENPDSAAQGTKPLVVGQGKPEQPADAAGAPPKTNKKEKKEKKEKQPKPPPAPVAPPSPSMIDLRVGHILRAINHPNADSLYVSTINCGDAPGADNTSLDEETGKTVRTVCSGLNGLIPLEEMQGRKIVAVCNLKPVTMRGIKSAAMVLAASPRVAEGEDSHGGPVELVNPPTDAPAGERVTFQGWSEGEPEKVLNPKKKIWETFQPGFTTTDTLEVAFDSTAVPSVQGQEGKPALGKLVTASGIICTVKSLKNATVR